A genomic segment from Polyangium mundeleinium encodes:
- a CDS encoding non-ribosomal peptide synthetase yields the protein MGRCIHASFQEQAARTPDAVALVCEDERWSYRALAVRAHALARRLRSMGVEPGVRVGLCMDRSPEMVQGILGVLESGGAYVPLDLAHPAERIAFMLEDTKAPVLVTKAHLSSRLAAHTPHVVLLDEELDVARDDTSGPPPDLAAPSDVAYVIYTSGTTGKPKGVQITHENLSHYAEALSSVLGIEAADRYLHTASFGFSSSVRQLFLPLLRGATSVIATSDQQRSPKELWSAVRRHEVTVLDVVPSHFRALNLALSEHPPAARAQSVDPHLRMILSASEPLSSDVPRAFRALAGDRVVVVNMFGHTETSGIVTTHRVRGDEPLGRGVPLGVPLPRTRVHVLDADRRPVPVGAEGEIHIGGPGVARGYLNRPELDRERFSSDPFTDEPGARLYRTGDIGRVGPDGLLEFVGRIDHQVKIRGFRIELEEIEAALSAHPAVRACVVLAEERAPRDARLVAYVVPEGGELGLRALREHAKAALPAYMIPAVFVPLDALPRTPNGKVDRRALPPVGDAEAAGSSGYVAPVTKTETLLAQLWAEVLGLERVGLHDDVFDCGGHSLSATRVASRLASSLGVEVPIRTLLEARTLAAQARAIDAAGTSPLGAPITRVDRSRRLPLSFAQERLWFLERLHPGSAQYNVPSALRLRGKLDVGALQAALDALVARHESLRVALHEDEAGPFQVISAAGDVELSIERVPDEAALRERLARKVDRPFDLAEGRLLRASAFALSDEDHVLLVEVHHVAFDGWSAGILMRELARDYTALAAGRAPVSLPPGIDYVDFAVWQRSWLSGDALERRMPYWRDNLTGAEALDLPADRPRPSVSSGRGGWFSVRFDHALGAGVDSLARALGVTPFMLLLAAFAVVLSRHAGQDDIVIGTPVAGRHRAELEGIIGFFANTLALRMDLSGDPTVLELLGRVRRTTLDAYTHQDVPFEKVVEALRLPRDGARTPLVRVMFVQQAATEEPPRMGELSVAPWPVARSTARFDLTLSLERAPEGYRGGVEYDVDRFESSTIARLCGHLEQALAQMVAAPGARLSEMDILPPDERRKLVLAWNETTTGGPPAACVHDRFRAWATRTPDAVALHFDGDGAEQTLTYGALKERATRLGRHLRALGAGPETVVGLCLPPSIERILGLLAILEAGSAYLPLDPAYPPERLAFLLEDARPPLVVTCARSQARLAGYRGHIVVLGAEDAASDAASTDREGKESQADAHDLAYLVYTSGSTGKPKGVLVEHRGLANAIDATIRMFEVTPADRVLQLASPSFDVASLEVWMALAAGATLYLGTRDELSPGDPLRAFLARHAITIVSLTPSTLGAMSVTDLPALRLLNLGGETCGPSLARAWASPGRRLVNSYGPTEATIWSTAAWIQDPHEPSLIGRPIANTQVYILDRRGRLAPIGVPGELCLGGVGVARGYLNRPELTEERFVHDPFREGRLYRTGDLARYREDGTIEFLGRIDRQVKIRGFRVELGEIEAALSAHPGVQDAVVVVREDRPGDTRLVAYVVPKMPGVEAELRPYLASRLPDFMVPSGFVPLSALPLGAHGKLDLRALPDPSSMLPERTNGLVSPRGPTEATVARIWREVLRVGEISVHDDFFSLGGHSLLATQIIARIREALGVSPSLRSLFHEPTVARMAEQIEALRLARDLAPPATAPLASHEEISL from the coding sequence ATGGGCCGGTGCATCCATGCCTCGTTTCAAGAGCAGGCCGCGCGCACGCCGGACGCCGTTGCCCTCGTTTGCGAGGACGAACGGTGGAGCTACCGTGCGCTCGCGGTGAGGGCCCACGCGCTCGCCCGTCGACTGCGATCCATGGGGGTCGAGCCGGGCGTCCGGGTGGGGCTCTGCATGGACCGGTCGCCGGAAATGGTGCAGGGAATCCTCGGAGTTCTCGAATCCGGCGGCGCATACGTGCCACTCGACCTCGCTCATCCGGCCGAACGCATCGCGTTCATGCTCGAGGACACGAAGGCGCCCGTGCTGGTGACGAAGGCGCACCTTTCCTCCCGCCTCGCGGCGCACACGCCCCACGTCGTCCTCCTCGACGAAGAGCTCGACGTGGCGCGCGACGACACGAGCGGGCCGCCACCGGACCTCGCAGCGCCCTCGGATGTCGCCTACGTGATCTACACCTCGGGCACGACAGGAAAACCGAAGGGCGTCCAGATCACCCACGAAAACCTCTCGCATTATGCCGAGGCGCTCTCGTCGGTGCTCGGCATCGAGGCCGCAGATCGTTATCTGCACACCGCGTCGTTCGGGTTCTCGTCGTCCGTGCGTCAGCTCTTCTTGCCCCTCTTGCGCGGGGCAACGTCGGTGATCGCCACCTCGGATCAACAGCGCTCGCCGAAGGAGCTCTGGTCGGCCGTGCGGAGGCACGAGGTCACCGTCCTGGATGTCGTCCCCTCGCATTTCCGCGCCCTGAACCTCGCGCTTTCGGAGCACCCCCCCGCCGCGCGGGCGCAGAGCGTCGATCCGCACCTCCGCATGATCCTGTCGGCGAGCGAGCCACTCTCGTCCGACGTTCCTCGCGCATTCCGGGCGCTCGCCGGGGATCGTGTCGTCGTCGTCAACATGTTCGGCCACACAGAGACGAGTGGCATCGTGACGACCCATCGCGTCCGAGGGGACGAGCCGCTCGGCCGCGGCGTGCCGCTCGGTGTGCCCTTGCCGCGCACGCGCGTGCACGTGCTCGACGCCGATCGGCGGCCTGTGCCCGTCGGCGCCGAGGGCGAGATCCATATCGGCGGCCCAGGCGTCGCGCGTGGATACCTGAATCGCCCGGAGCTCGACCGGGAGCGATTCTCGTCCGATCCCTTCACCGACGAGCCCGGCGCCCGTCTTTACCGCACCGGCGACATCGGTCGCGTCGGCCCCGACGGCCTCCTCGAGTTCGTCGGTCGGATCGACCACCAGGTCAAGATCCGCGGGTTCCGGATCGAGCTCGAGGAAATCGAGGCCGCGCTTTCGGCGCACCCCGCTGTGCGCGCTTGCGTGGTGCTCGCCGAGGAGCGCGCGCCCCGAGACGCGCGCCTCGTGGCGTACGTCGTGCCCGAGGGCGGCGAGCTCGGCCTCCGAGCCCTGCGAGAGCACGCAAAAGCGGCCCTGCCCGCGTACATGATTCCTGCGGTGTTCGTCCCCCTCGACGCATTGCCTCGAACGCCGAACGGAAAAGTGGATCGGAGGGCGCTGCCGCCGGTCGGGGACGCGGAGGCGGCGGGGTCTTCGGGCTACGTGGCGCCCGTGACGAAGACGGAGACGTTGCTCGCCCAGCTCTGGGCCGAGGTCCTCGGGCTCGAGCGCGTGGGCCTCCACGACGACGTCTTCGATTGCGGCGGCCATTCTCTCTCGGCGACGAGGGTCGCGAGCCGGCTCGCGTCCTCGCTGGGCGTCGAGGTCCCGATTCGCACCCTGCTCGAAGCCCGCACCCTCGCGGCGCAGGCGCGGGCCATCGACGCCGCGGGCACCTCGCCGCTCGGCGCGCCGATCACGAGGGTCGATCGATCGCGGCGGCTTCCGCTCTCGTTCGCCCAGGAACGGCTGTGGTTCCTGGAGCGCCTCCACCCTGGCTCGGCGCAATACAACGTCCCCTCGGCGCTTCGCCTGCGCGGCAAGCTCGACGTCGGGGCTTTGCAAGCGGCGCTCGACGCGCTCGTCGCCCGGCACGAAAGCCTGCGCGTCGCCCTGCACGAGGACGAGGCCGGCCCCTTCCAGGTCATCTCCGCGGCAGGCGACGTGGAGCTCTCGATCGAGCGTGTCCCGGACGAGGCGGCGCTGCGCGAGCGCCTCGCGCGAAAGGTGGATCGACCCTTCGATCTCGCCGAAGGGCGGCTCCTGCGCGCCTCGGCCTTCGCGCTTTCCGACGAGGACCACGTGCTCCTCGTCGAGGTGCATCACGTCGCATTCGACGGTTGGTCGGCGGGCATTCTGATGCGCGAGCTCGCCCGGGACTACACGGCGCTCGCCGCCGGCCGGGCGCCCGTATCGCTGCCGCCTGGCATCGATTACGTCGATTTCGCGGTCTGGCAGCGGTCATGGCTCTCGGGCGACGCCCTCGAACGTCGCATGCCGTACTGGCGGGACAACCTCACCGGGGCGGAGGCGCTCGATCTGCCGGCCGATCGTCCAAGGCCGTCCGTTTCGTCGGGCCGAGGGGGGTGGTTCTCCGTTCGATTCGACCACGCGCTCGGCGCGGGCGTCGATTCGCTCGCGCGTGCCTTGGGCGTGACGCCCTTCATGCTGCTGCTCGCGGCCTTCGCCGTGGTCCTCTCGCGCCACGCAGGCCAGGACGACATCGTCATCGGCACCCCCGTCGCGGGCCGCCATCGCGCCGAGCTCGAAGGGATCATCGGGTTCTTCGCCAATACGCTCGCGCTTCGCATGGACCTCTCCGGCGATCCGACCGTCCTCGAGCTCCTCGGGCGCGTCCGCCGCACGACGCTCGACGCATACACCCACCAGGACGTACCCTTCGAGAAGGTCGTCGAGGCGCTCCGCCTGCCGCGCGACGGAGCTCGCACGCCGCTCGTCCGGGTCATGTTCGTCCAGCAGGCGGCAACCGAGGAGCCGCCGCGCATGGGCGAGCTCTCCGTTGCGCCGTGGCCCGTCGCGAGGAGCACGGCGAGGTTCGATCTGACGCTCTCCCTGGAGAGAGCGCCGGAGGGGTACCGCGGCGGTGTCGAGTACGATGTCGATCGATTCGAAAGCAGCACCATCGCGCGCCTCTGCGGTCACCTCGAGCAAGCGCTCGCGCAGATGGTCGCGGCGCCCGGAGCTCGGTTGTCCGAAATGGATATTCTCCCACCGGACGAGCGCCGGAAGCTCGTGCTGGCGTGGAACGAAACGACGACGGGGGGGCCTCCCGCCGCGTGCGTCCACGACCGGTTCCGGGCATGGGCGACGCGCACGCCGGACGCCGTTGCGTTGCATTTCGACGGCGACGGGGCCGAGCAGACCCTCACGTACGGCGCGCTGAAGGAGCGCGCGACGCGGCTCGGCCGCCACCTGCGAGCGCTCGGCGCCGGACCCGAGACCGTGGTCGGGCTCTGCCTCCCGCCCTCCATCGAGCGGATCCTCGGGCTCCTTGCGATCCTCGAGGCAGGCAGCGCCTATCTCCCGCTCGACCCGGCCTACCCGCCGGAGCGGCTCGCCTTCCTGCTGGAGGACGCCCGGCCGCCCCTCGTTGTGACCTGCGCGCGGAGCCAGGCGCGCCTCGCCGGGTATCGTGGGCATATCGTCGTCCTCGGAGCGGAAGACGCGGCGAGCGACGCGGCCTCGACGGACCGAGAAGGCAAGGAGAGCCAGGCCGACGCGCACGACCTCGCCTATCTCGTCTATACCTCGGGCTCGACGGGCAAACCCAAAGGGGTGCTCGTGGAACATCGGGGGCTCGCGAATGCGATCGACGCGACGATTCGCATGTTCGAGGTGACGCCCGCGGATCGCGTCCTGCAGCTCGCGTCACCGAGCTTCGACGTCGCGAGCCTCGAAGTCTGGATGGCGCTCGCTGCGGGCGCGACGCTTTACCTCGGCACGCGCGACGAGCTTTCCCCCGGCGACCCGTTGCGGGCCTTCCTCGCGCGCCACGCCATCACCATCGTCTCGCTCACGCCGTCGACCCTCGGCGCGATGTCCGTCACCGATCTCCCCGCGCTGCGCCTCCTCAATTTGGGAGGAGAGACCTGCGGACCGTCGCTCGCGCGGGCGTGGGCGAGCCCGGGTCGCCGCCTCGTCAACTCCTATGGTCCCACGGAGGCGACGATCTGGTCGACGGCGGCATGGATCCAGGATCCCCACGAGCCTTCCCTCATTGGTCGCCCCATCGCGAACACGCAGGTCTACATCCTCGATCGGCGGGGACGGCTCGCGCCGATCGGAGTCCCCGGCGAGCTTTGCCTGGGCGGGGTGGGCGTCGCGCGGGGATATCTGAACCGGCCGGAGCTGACCGAGGAGCGGTTCGTCCACGACCCCTTCAGGGAAGGTCGACTCTACCGGACGGGTGATCTCGCTCGATATCGCGAGGACGGCACGATCGAGTTCCTCGGCCGCATCGATCGCCAGGTCAAGATTCGCGGGTTTCGCGTCGAGCTCGGCGAGATCGAGGCCGCCCTCTCGGCGCACCCCGGCGTGCAGGACGCGGTGGTCGTCGTCCGCGAGGATCGGCCCGGCGATACACGGCTCGTGGCGTACGTCGTCCCGAAAATGCCCGGCGTCGAGGCGGAGCTCCGGCCGTATCTCGCGAGCCGCCTGCCCGATTTCATGGTGCCCTCCGGGTTCGTCCCGCTCTCCGCGCTCCCGCTCGGCGCCCATGGCAAGCTCGACCTCCGCGCGTTGCCCGATCCCTCCTCGATGCTCCCCGAGCGGACAAATGGGCTCGTATCGCCTCGGGGTCCCACGGAGGCGACCGTCGCGCGGATCTGGCGAGAGGTGCTCCGTGTGGGGGAAATCTCCGTGCACGACGATTTCTTCTCGCTTGGGGGGCATTCTTTGCTCGCCACGCAGATCATCGCCCGGATTCGCGAAGCGCTCGGCGTGAGCCCGTCCCTGCGCTCGCTTTTCCACGAGCCCACCGTCGCCCGGATGGCGGAGCAGATCGAGGCGCTCCGCCTCGCCCGCGACCTCGCGCCGCCCGCGACCGCACCTTTGGCATCGCACGAGGAGATTTCGTTGTGA
- a CDS encoding RiPP maturation radical SAM C-methyltransferase, protein MKTSKPYAIKLINMPFAAEHLPSLALTQLRSVLRRQLGERVHVEICYLNLDASRRLGAIYHEIEDSMEHLHTGLGDWLFRSLAFPDANDNVDEYFQRCYARKTPEVQALRARVDALRAELDRILDELLESYRLHEADLVGFSSIFIQNMASLAMAGRIKARNPRVVTVIGGPNCEYPMGAVMVEEAPQIDFAFSGPGLKSFPAFVKNILDGRPEENHRINGVISRENTGSFVDRGAKLEIEEHLVKSGAFFPSKRVKQLDVVQDRRRPRLQHVGEELPLDDDVELDYDDYLAAFEANKPAHADKPTLLVETSRGCWWGERSHCTFCGLNDLTLGYRAMAADRAVRQFERLFRYAGRASRIMAVDVIIPKEFLENMLPRLRTPPSMTIFYEAKSDLSEENVQEMARARVLTIQPGVEALATSTLKLLKKGSTVFQNILLLKRCAMYGIVPAWNLLLGMPRADEEMYRRYAAIIPLLMHLPPPSDALQVRFDRFSPYFTNAEEYGLKLAPMEHYGMIYPFRPEKIDDMAYFFKDANYEAPYFVHLAQWFTTIKDLVATWRNRWPEFEPEGRAELHVERRGDELVIRDSRSGRRIEHVIAPSTWSVLLAFEKPAPLERAAAEVRKTLPEIDMEREMEFLVSKELVFQEGERFINLVLPGRAPLRPDEDLRRGWNSPAAHAELRTVLSL, encoded by the coding sequence GTGAAGACGAGCAAGCCGTACGCGATCAAGCTGATCAACATGCCGTTCGCGGCGGAGCATTTGCCGTCGCTCGCGCTCACGCAGCTCCGATCCGTCTTGCGACGCCAGCTCGGCGAGCGGGTGCACGTCGAGATCTGCTACCTGAACCTCGACGCTTCGCGCCGGCTCGGGGCCATTTACCACGAAATCGAGGACTCGATGGAGCACCTCCACACGGGCCTCGGCGATTGGCTCTTTCGCTCCCTGGCGTTCCCGGACGCGAACGACAACGTCGACGAGTACTTCCAGCGCTGTTATGCGCGGAAGACCCCGGAGGTCCAGGCCCTCCGGGCGCGGGTCGACGCACTCCGCGCCGAGCTCGACAGGATCCTCGACGAGCTGCTCGAGAGCTACCGATTGCACGAGGCAGATCTCGTGGGGTTCAGCTCGATCTTCATCCAGAACATGGCGAGCCTCGCCATGGCCGGCAGGATCAAGGCGCGCAATCCGCGGGTCGTCACGGTGATCGGCGGCCCGAACTGCGAATACCCGATGGGCGCGGTGATGGTCGAGGAGGCGCCCCAGATCGATTTTGCCTTCTCCGGCCCCGGCCTGAAGAGCTTTCCCGCGTTCGTCAAGAACATCCTCGACGGGAGACCGGAGGAGAATCACCGGATCAACGGCGTCATCTCCCGCGAGAACACCGGCTCGTTCGTCGATCGGGGCGCGAAGCTCGAGATCGAGGAGCACCTCGTGAAGTCCGGCGCGTTTTTCCCGTCGAAGCGGGTCAAGCAGCTCGACGTGGTGCAGGACCGGCGCCGCCCGCGCCTCCAGCACGTGGGCGAGGAGCTGCCGCTCGACGACGACGTCGAGCTCGATTACGACGATTACCTCGCCGCCTTCGAGGCGAACAAGCCGGCGCACGCGGACAAGCCGACGCTGCTCGTGGAGACGTCGCGCGGCTGCTGGTGGGGCGAGCGCTCGCATTGCACGTTCTGCGGACTGAACGACCTGACCCTCGGGTACCGGGCGATGGCGGCGGACCGAGCGGTGCGGCAATTCGAGCGGCTCTTCCGGTATGCCGGGCGCGCGTCCCGCATCATGGCGGTGGACGTCATCATCCCGAAGGAGTTCCTCGAGAACATGCTGCCGCGGCTGCGCACGCCGCCCTCGATGACGATCTTCTACGAGGCGAAGAGCGATCTGAGCGAGGAGAACGTCCAGGAGATGGCCCGGGCGCGCGTCCTGACCATCCAGCCCGGCGTGGAGGCGCTCGCGACGTCGACCCTGAAGCTGCTCAAGAAGGGCAGCACGGTCTTCCAGAACATCCTCCTGCTCAAGCGCTGCGCGATGTACGGCATCGTGCCCGCCTGGAACCTCCTGCTCGGGATGCCGCGCGCCGACGAGGAGATGTACCGGCGGTACGCCGCGATCATCCCGCTCCTCATGCACCTGCCGCCGCCCTCGGACGCCCTCCAGGTGCGCTTCGACCGCTTCAGCCCCTACTTCACGAACGCGGAGGAGTATGGCCTGAAGCTCGCGCCGATGGAGCATTACGGGATGATCTACCCGTTCCGCCCGGAAAAAATCGACGACATGGCGTATTTCTTCAAGGACGCGAACTACGAGGCGCCGTATTTCGTCCACCTCGCCCAGTGGTTCACGACGATCAAGGACCTCGTCGCGACCTGGAGAAACCGCTGGCCCGAATTCGAGCCGGAGGGGCGCGCCGAGCTCCACGTCGAGAGGCGCGGGGACGAGCTCGTGATCCGCGATTCTCGTTCGGGCCGGAGGATCGAGCACGTGATCGCGCCTTCGACCTGGTCCGTGCTCCTGGCGTTCGAGAAACCCGCGCCGCTCGAGCGCGCTGCCGCCGAGGTGCGGAAGACGCTGCCCGAAATCGACATGGAGCGCGAGATGGAGTTCCTCGTGAGCAAGGAGCTCGTCTTCCAGGAGGGCGAGCGCTTCATCAACCTCGTCTTGCCGGGACGCGCGCCGCTCCGGCCGGACGAGGACCTCCGCCGGGGGTGGAACTCGCCCGCCGCGCACGCCGAGCTGCGCACCGTCCTCTCGCTGTAG
- a CDS encoding non-ribosomal peptide synthetase, with protein sequence MDTLIALLTEVRKKDIKLWVDGPDLKVSAPPGALTPELIGALKTRKPEIIEFLRSSGSSSSSGGPVPVPRGGPLPATFGQQQLWVLDQLGYRTVYSMPIAVELASALDVSVLRRSLDAIAQRHEGLRTTFVQVEGELRQTIRDPAEVPLIQRDLRALDPTAREAAVHTAIEEEMGRPFDLADGPLFRALLLTIGEGRSILMLTLHHIASDGWSIGVLTRELSALYGAFVAGAPSPLPALPIQMADVAVWQRERLRGEALAEETRFWRQRLEGAPTLLDLPITREVAEDEALPTQPRGDRLDFRIDAETTRGLRKVAEANGATLFMTLMAAFQVLLARTSGQDDLLVGTPAANRSHQALEGLIGYFVNTVVLRARFGDDPTFVDFLSRSREDTLLAFEHQGMPFERLVEALGAERVPHRNPLVQVLFALQNAGSVDLSLPGIRSTRVALPTLAARMDLEVDVLEAGVELEGFWVYNRDRFDRAAMERLVASFQALLAGIAADPRRRVFDLPLVPPDERRTILVAWNDTAAALPPEPALHRLFEAQAARTPDALALVHDGRASRQSLTYRALNEQANALAHQLVARGVRPDTPLGILAERSVSMVVGMLAAWKAGGAYVPLDPGLPPARLAFLLEDTRAPLVLAQAHLAQRLCADARAATEVVLLDDPATIATLPTHDLGTEAGAGHLAYVMYTSGSTGQPKGVMIEHGALLAHASQYTRFHGLSPADRVLALSAFHFDASVEQIFPALTAGACVILPDWELEARVFSEKLAELEVTLLDTSGAHWRALVDAWIEEPRLAEALRLRSLVVGGDVMPAEVVARFRKTGIAGRARLFNVYGPTETTVAATVYEVTGDFDARLPRIPIGKPLANRTAYVLDRRLRPAPIGVPGELFLGGRGVARGYLNQPALTAEKFIEVASLPFAAELSDAAKTGRVYRTGDLCRWLPDGTLDFVGRTDHQVKIRGYRVELGEIEAQLRRQTNVRDAVVVVHQVGQHRSLVAYVVAAEGLAESELEGELGAALRKTLPEHMIPSRFLPLAEIPRVTTSGKVDQAALPDPNRSAAATEAAPRTETEERVAVIFREILRRADIGIHDSFFDVGGHSLLATQLVLRVNRAFSLDLPLQAVFESSTIAELAASIDRTRLAQGLLTTATSGVESEEEGEL encoded by the coding sequence ATGGATACCCTGATCGCGCTGCTGACCGAGGTCCGCAAGAAGGACATCAAGCTCTGGGTGGACGGGCCGGACCTCAAGGTCTCTGCCCCGCCCGGGGCCCTCACGCCGGAGCTCATCGGCGCCCTCAAGACGAGAAAGCCCGAGATCATCGAGTTCTTGCGCTCCTCCGGGAGCTCCTCTTCGTCCGGCGGGCCCGTCCCCGTTCCCCGCGGCGGCCCGCTGCCGGCCACGTTCGGGCAGCAGCAGCTATGGGTCCTCGATCAGCTCGGGTATCGAACCGTGTATTCGATGCCCATCGCGGTCGAGCTCGCCTCCGCACTCGATGTCTCCGTGCTCCGTCGGTCGCTCGACGCGATCGCACAGCGGCACGAGGGATTGCGCACGACGTTCGTCCAGGTGGAGGGAGAGCTCCGCCAGACCATCCGTGATCCCGCAGAGGTGCCGCTGATCCAGCGTGATCTGCGGGCGCTCGATCCGACGGCGCGAGAGGCCGCCGTGCACACCGCGATCGAGGAGGAAATGGGAAGGCCGTTCGATCTCGCGGACGGCCCGCTCTTCCGCGCCTTGCTCCTGACGATCGGCGAGGGCCGATCGATCCTCATGCTCACGCTGCACCACATCGCCTCGGATGGCTGGTCCATCGGGGTGCTCACGCGCGAGCTCTCGGCGCTGTACGGTGCATTCGTCGCCGGAGCGCCTTCGCCCCTGCCGGCGCTCCCCATTCAAATGGCCGACGTCGCGGTCTGGCAAAGGGAGCGGCTGCGGGGAGAGGCGCTCGCGGAGGAGACGCGGTTCTGGCGGCAGCGGCTCGAGGGCGCGCCGACGCTCCTCGACCTTCCCATCACGCGGGAGGTCGCAGAGGACGAGGCGTTGCCCACCCAGCCGCGCGGGGACCGGCTCGATTTCCGCATCGACGCGGAGACGACACGAGGGCTGCGGAAGGTCGCCGAGGCGAACGGCGCGACGCTGTTCATGACGTTGATGGCCGCCTTCCAGGTCCTGCTCGCCCGCACCTCCGGGCAGGACGATCTGCTCGTGGGCACGCCCGCCGCGAACCGGAGCCACCAGGCGCTCGAAGGCCTGATCGGTTACTTCGTCAACACCGTCGTGCTGCGCGCGCGGTTCGGCGACGATCCGACGTTCGTCGATTTCCTCTCGCGATCGAGGGAGGACACGCTCCTCGCGTTCGAGCACCAAGGCATGCCCTTCGAGAGGCTCGTCGAGGCGCTCGGGGCAGAACGTGTCCCGCACAGAAACCCCCTCGTGCAGGTGCTCTTCGCGCTCCAGAACGCAGGGAGCGTCGACCTCTCGCTGCCGGGGATCAGGTCCACGCGCGTCGCGCTGCCGACGCTCGCCGCGCGCATGGATCTCGAGGTCGACGTCCTCGAGGCGGGCGTCGAGCTCGAGGGCTTCTGGGTCTACAACCGGGATCGCTTCGATCGCGCGGCGATGGAGCGTCTGGTGGCATCGTTCCAGGCGCTGCTCGCGGGAATCGCGGCGGATCCGCGGCGGCGCGTCTTTGATCTCCCGCTGGTTCCTCCGGACGAACGCCGGACGATCCTCGTCGCGTGGAACGACACGGCCGCGGCGCTGCCACCCGAGCCCGCCCTGCACCGGCTCTTCGAGGCGCAGGCGGCGCGGACGCCGGACGCCCTGGCCCTCGTCCACGACGGTCGAGCGTCGCGCCAGAGCCTCACGTATCGCGCGCTGAACGAGCAGGCGAACGCGCTCGCGCACCAGCTCGTCGCGCGGGGGGTTCGTCCGGACACCCCCCTCGGGATCCTCGCCGAGCGCTCGGTCTCGATGGTGGTCGGCATGCTGGCCGCGTGGAAGGCCGGCGGCGCGTACGTGCCGCTCGACCCGGGGCTGCCGCCGGCGCGCCTCGCGTTCCTGCTCGAGGACACGCGCGCGCCGCTCGTGCTCGCGCAGGCGCATCTCGCGCAGCGCCTCTGCGCGGACGCGCGCGCGGCCACGGAGGTCGTCCTCCTCGACGATCCCGCCACGATCGCCACGCTGCCCACGCACGATCTCGGGACGGAGGCGGGCGCTGGCCACCTCGCGTACGTCATGTACACCTCGGGTTCCACCGGGCAGCCCAAGGGCGTGATGATCGAGCACGGCGCGCTGCTCGCACACGCGTCGCAATACACGCGCTTCCACGGCCTCTCGCCCGCGGATCGCGTGCTCGCGCTCTCGGCGTTCCATTTCGACGCGTCGGTCGAGCAGATCTTCCCGGCGCTCACCGCGGGCGCCTGCGTGATCCTGCCAGACTGGGAGCTCGAGGCGCGCGTGTTCTCGGAGAAGCTCGCGGAGCTCGAGGTGACGCTGCTCGACACGTCGGGCGCGCACTGGCGGGCGCTCGTGGACGCTTGGATCGAGGAGCCGCGGCTCGCCGAGGCGCTCCGCCTGCGGAGCCTCGTCGTCGGCGGCGACGTGATGCCGGCGGAGGTCGTCGCGCGGTTCCGGAAGACGGGGATCGCCGGGCGCGCGCGCCTGTTCAACGTCTACGGGCCGACCGAGACCACGGTCGCGGCGACCGTGTACGAGGTGACGGGCGACTTCGACGCGCGCCTGCCGCGCATCCCCATCGGCAAGCCGCTCGCGAACCGTACGGCGTACGTGCTCGATCGGCGCCTCCGGCCCGCGCCGATCGGCGTGCCGGGCGAGCTCTTCCTCGGCGGGCGGGGCGTCGCGCGCGGGTACCTGAACCAGCCCGCGCTCACCGCGGAGAAGTTCATCGAGGTCGCGTCGCTGCCCTTCGCCGCGGAGCTCTCCGACGCCGCGAAGACAGGCCGCGTCTACCGCACGGGTGATCTCTGCCGGTGGCTCCCCGACGGCACGCTCGATTTCGTGGGCCGCACGGATCACCAGGTGAAGATCCGCGGCTACCGCGTCGAGCTCGGCGAGATCGAGGCCCAGCTCCGAAGACAAACCAACGTCCGGGACGCGGTGGTGGTCGTGCACCAGGTCGGCCAGCACCGCTCGCTCGTGGCCTACGTCGTCGCCGCGGAGGGCCTCGCAGAGAGCGAGCTCGAAGGGGAGCTCGGCGCCGCGCTGCGCAAGACGCTGCCCGAGCACATGATCCCCTCGCGGTTCCTCCCGCTCGCGGAGATCCCGCGGGTGACGACCAGCGGCAAGGTGGATCAGGCGGCGCTGCCCGATCCGAACCGCAGCGCGGCGGCGACCGAGGCCGCGCCGCGTACGGAGACCGAAGAGCGGGTGGCCGTGATCTTCCGCGAGATCCTCCGGCGCGCGGACATCGGCATCCACGACAGCTTCTTCGACGTCGGCGGGCACTCGCTGCTCGCGACGCAGCTCGTCCTGCGGGTGAACCGCGCGTTCTCTCTCGATCTCCCGCTCCAGGCGGTCTTCGAGAGCAGCACGATCGCGGAGCTCGCGGCCTCGATCGATCGCACGCGGCTCGCGCAGGGCCTGCTCACGACGGCGACGTCGGGCGTCGAAAGCGAGGAAGAGGGCGAGCTGTGA